Proteins from one Gossypium raimondii isolate GPD5lz chromosome 8, ASM2569854v1, whole genome shotgun sequence genomic window:
- the LOC105791521 gene encoding protein TILLER ANGLE CONTROL 1 — protein MKIFNWLHKRFPHNVLKDGLVRNVKKTDSIAIDTNSKALLEQVALFDLLDGWRYGVLTIGTFGFDPLKSLGEINDHLPPESSDDEEEERFSNNNDEDDDDVDNNSYDEVNPLLLGHSLEDIVEDSTHNEIKFNLEVIEDHSEKLRRRTTLADLFYQDSDMKNKATHLDLELNPCEKASFPTKKGTSFAKKFIPHAGKDSRPIKMLNQMMKRMLKRKIHPELQGKGNKLEGQRKP, from the exons ATGAAG ATCTTCAACTGGTTGCACAAGAGGTTCCCTCATAACGTTCTCAAAG ATGGGCTGGTTCGAAATGTTAAGAAGACTGATTCCATTGCAATTGACACAAATTCAAAAGCCTTACTCGAACAAGTAGCACTGTTCGACCTGCTGGATGGTTGGCGATATGGCGTTCTAACAATTGGAACATTCGGTTTCGATCCTTTGAAATCCTTGGGCGAGATAAATGACCACTTACCTCCTGAAAGCAGCGACGACGAAGAAGAAGAACGATTCTCTAACAacaatgatgaagatgatgatgatgtcgACAATAATAGTTACGACGAAGTGAACCCACTGCTGCTTGGCCACAGTTTGGAGGACATTGTGGAGGATTCTACTCACAATGAAATCAAGTTTAACTTGGAAGTCATTGAGGATCATTCTGAGAAGCTGAGAAGAAGAACTACCTTGGCAGACCTCTTTTACCAGGACTCAGACATGAAAAACAAGGCCACCCATCTTGATTTAGAGTTAAATCCTTGCGAAAAGGCTTCTTTTCCTACGAAAAAAGGGACTTCTTTTGCCAAAAAATTCATTCCCCATGCTGGAAAGGATTCACGTCCCATCAAAATGCTAAACCAG ATGATGAAGAGGATGTTGAAAAGGAAGATCCATCCAGAGCTTCAAGGCAAGGGTAATAAATTGGAGGGGCAACGCAAGCCCTAA